Genomic DNA from Leptospiraceae bacterium:
CTCTGAAAAAGATAGATTGAAGCTGTGTCATATCCTCCATTCGATAACCGGTGGATTTTAATGCATCAACTAGTATTTCCTTCATTGAATTAATCATTTACTTCTCTAAAAAAAGGAACACAATCTAAGAATATATGACCCCTTTGTTTACTACCTTTTTTCCCTTTTGTTTTATAGCCTATGTGAAAAACATCCGGACCATTATATTTATGGGGAGCATCAATACTTACTTCTGTCCCAAAAGGACCTTTCCACTCTACAACAAATGTCTTCCCATTAATATCTTTCGCCCATTCTTTTGCCTGAAAAGACTCAACAGGCACACCTGTTTTTTCAAATGCCAGCTTTAAAGCTTCTACAAATGGAACACCGGTTCCACGCAGGTCAATATCCCCAGCCTGAATTTCATAGCCTGTTAGACTTCCAATTTGACAGAAATAATTCTCATTGCAAGCAAATAATTTTATACCTTTTACTTTCTCCAAAAGTTCACAAAACCTATCTTTCTCCCATTTTTCAAGAGGAACACGCTCCTCCATCTTTGCTTCTAAATTGCTCAGTTCGAGCTTTTCCACCTCAAGCTTATCTGGGTTCTTAAGCTGGCTTATAGTTATGATAAGGATACTTCCGATAAGAAAAACAAGAAATAAGATTATAAAATTCTTTTTATATTCAGATTTACTTTTATTTGAATGCCTGTATGTCTTTTTATAATTATAGTTTTTGTATTCTTTTATTGGTTTATAATCTATTTTCATTATCACATATAACAATATATATGTTTAGCAGTCAAATTATTTTTATCTTCACTCAGATTTTCAAAACCTATCTGCACTTTTCACACTCCTTAAGAACTTAATGCCAGATACATGTAAATTCCCAGAAAAAGAAAGGGTAGATTCCAGCTTAAAAGGATGATGTTTCGGTTTTGCTCAAAAACATCTTTCGTGAGCCGGTAATAGTATTTGCCGGAATAGTAGATTCCCCATAGCAAATAGAATATCCATAAACCTAAGAGTATAGCCAGACGAAGTTTTGTTGGCTCATCTGTTATTGGGTAAAATGTATTGGTAAGAAATATTAGAAAAATAGATAAGAGTATATAAGTATTACTATATATACTAAAAACGGTGTTGGTTTTTATATTCCTGTTTTTTTCTCCGAAGAGGTATAAAAAAAGATAACTCGCAAGTATCATGTATACCTCGAAAGCAAAAAGGCTTATAAGTATATAGACTATATTATAGGGATAAATGCTGAATATGTGATGAATTTTCGATGTTGGCTGCTTTTCAAGTGTCTTTCGAAGCATCTCGTTTAAGACCTGCATGTCTTTATAGTTGAGTAAGTAGATGCTAATATTCAGTAAGACATATAGTCCTAATAGGATAAAGGTATATTGGATAGTTTTTTTAGCAAAGTCTTCTTTTTGGAGTTTTTGTAGCTCGGCTTCAGTCGGGAACAACATTTCTTTTGTGAGCCGGTAATGATTCCGAAGGCTTTCTCGAATTGTTTTTAGCATTTTTTATTTTCCTTTCTTTCCCGGTCTAATCCCGGCCAATTTGTCCGGCCCTGAAGGAACGGCCTGAGGTCGGTCTGATGGCTTATCCATTGTCCTTTGAAAACTGCCCTTCTCTCCATTTTCCTTGAAAGATTATCTTCCCTGTCTTATCTTTCAATATTCCCTCCCCGTGGCGCTTGCCATCTTTCCATTCCCCGATATACTTGCTTCCGTCATCGTAAATGTAGATTCCTTCTCCTTCGTAGATAGTTCCGTTTTTATAGATTCCTTTTAATTCTTTTCCTCCGGGCAGGGTAACAATTCCCTCACCCTCCGGCTCTCCGTTTTTCCACATGCCGATGTAGCGGGTTTGGTCATTCCAGGTGTAGATGCCCTTTCCCCATTTCTTGTCCTTATGAAAGAAGCCGCTGTAGGTTTCCCCACCAGGGTAGCTGTAGGTGCCGAAGCCCTGCTTTTTTCCTTTGTGCCAGCTACCTTCGTAGCGGTTGCCCTTAGCATCGGCAAACGTGCCAAATCCGTGCTGTAGCCCGTCTTTGAATTCACCTTCATAGCGAAGTCCTTTTGTGAATTCTAAAATTCCCCTGCCGTTCTTGCAGTCGCCCTGCACGCAGTTTCCCTTCGGGTTTCGCAGCACTACCGCGAGGATAAATATGGCTCCCAATAGAAGGGAGAAGATAAGGATTAGCTTATGGAATCGTTTTTTCATTTTGTTTAACCTTTATCCGAGCCGGACCTGGCTTCGGCTCAGACAGATGTGGTTGCTGAGTAAGGTCGTAAGACAGCACCTTGCCCCCTGAGCGATGCCGCAGGTGAGCTGAAGGGCATTGTCCATTACCTAAAAATAATCTCCCCATTCCCAGAAGAAAAATATCTTACGAAGAATGTGACGATCCTGTATTTCTTTTTTCCTATATAGCTCTTTGATATCAAACTTCATTCGAACTCGTTTACCATCAACTAATCTCCCAACTTCTATCGTTTTAATTAAATGTGGAACAGATTTTGGAAATAGTGCTAAAATATCAATCAACGGGAGATGAGCTTTTTTCTGTTCATATTTCATTTTAAATTCAAGCATCGATTGTACATAAGGATTACACTCATCAATCTGGTAAATCCAATCATTGGGTTCAAGCATGAATTTATGAGATTCGGGAACCTTTTTAATTTTCCAGTAATAAGGCTCATTTACATCGTTAGCGGAAAAACCTATAGAACCTCCTTCACCCCATTCATAAAAAGCGTTGTGATACAGAGAACGCTTCTCTACTTTCATTTTAAAGAAACATTGTTTTATCGTATAGCACATATTATAAGCTGGGTTAGAATAATCACATTTTATATCTTCTGAAAAAACACTTGTTATAAAAAATAAATTAATCAATAATCCTATTAATAAGTTAATCTGCATGTTTTTACACCTCTACTTTTTAAATAATCACAGACTGTCGGGATCGATAAAGTCATGTTTAATTGACTTTCAGTTGCCGGTTGATAAGTCACAATTTCTTTTCCATCAACAATAATTGTATTTTTAACATATAGCATTTCTTGTGTATTTTCTATTTTCACTTCTTCTAATGTTACAGGATCACCATAATTCCCATTACTGTCTTTCCTAAAAAAAGTGTGATTATCAACATCTCCTTTACTTGTTCCCTCGGAATTAAGAATAACATGAGATAATTCATGATATAGGAATGTATCCATACTATAAT
This window encodes:
- a CDS encoding membrane-binding protein: MKKRFHKLILIFSLLLGAIFILAVVLRNPKGNCVQGDCKNGRGILEFTKGLRYEGEFKDGLQHGFGTFADAKGNRYEGSWHKGKKQGFGTYSYPGGETYSGFFHKDKKWGKGIYTWNDQTRYIGMWKNGEPEGEGIVTLPGGKELKGIYKNGTIYEGEGIYIYDDGSKYIGEWKDGKRHGEGILKDKTGKIIFQGKWREGQFSKDNG